A window of Citrus sinensis cultivar Valencia sweet orange chromosome 7, DVS_A1.0, whole genome shotgun sequence contains these coding sequences:
- the LOC102606605 gene encoding uncharacterized protein LOC102606605 isoform X3, whose product MKLGSQQHDLNSSPGKNLNGSLRKSGSDFLQNNIDASPARSLDGSFRKSNSVISAHSISGISASSQIIPTSRRMYKMLKDFRRKLVDLELFTQSLEDWVLEKSLADPASGKQSFRSPFLMDELCRLDLALEGVLFQQLCRMPCSSYASYDLKEDEFLAVEDFLHAIVNGLWRTFWRKSGPLPFFLSCPRHPGSKFYSVEKAISRGRIDELCGLSLISTTGNDLHVHWDQVMEFALFRSEILSGNDLKLSPSSICEALFYGIHVLISRSLSKYCTIGNDSIFVLVFDSKFGGVVKLGGDLGKLEFNSANPYQSVVEWLKCHAEINVSSVDQIWNKLGNASWGDLGTLQVILATFYSIVQWNGPPRKSIASLASDHSLRLQKRRLEYRLIDNGNAPVPFQQASHEQGEIVEVEQSDNPYSRKQASRLKLKQGEILVLEDQRQGQKSFQIQESLALGNHFIYIAVSVDNPTELLTVYVGAHPSRLEPSWEDMSLWYQVQRQTKVLNTLRQEGVSSKYLPEIIASGRILHSGSCKKQTPGGCCDHPLCGTPILVTSPVGEPLSLVLAHDGPLSSEEATRCCRDCLLALRTAALMNVQHGDICPENIICIVNMQGARSKLSYMPISWGRAVLEDRDSPSINLQFSSSHALQHGKLCPSSDAESLVYLLYFVCGGTMEQVDSIESALQWRERNWAKRSIQQQLGEVSALLKAFADYVDSLCGTPYPVDYEIWLKRLHRAVDGSTNRGKMIEEVAITLRLEDVAESSGTSGGGT is encoded by the exons ATGAAGTTGG GTTCTCAACAACATGATTTGAATTCATCTCCAGggaaaaatttaaatggaaGTCTCAGGAAATCAGGGTCTG ATTTTCTGCAAAATAATATTGATGCATCTCCAGCACGAAGTTTGGATGGAAGTTTCAGAAAATCTAACTCTG TTATATCTGCCCACAGTATATCTGGCATTTCAGCTTCAAGCCAGATTATTCCTACTTCCAGAAGAATGTACAAGATGCTCAAGGATTTTAGAAGGAAACTTGTTGACCTAGAACTATTCACACAGAGTCTTGAGGATTGGGTTCTGGAAAAATCTCTTGCAGATCCAGCCTCTGGGAAGCAGTCTTTCAGGTCTCCGTTTCTGATGGATGAACTGTGCAGGCTTGATTTAGCATTGGAGGGGGTTTTATTTCAGCAACTATGTCGTATGCCGTGCTCATCTTATGCATCTTATGACCTGAAAGAAGATGAGTTTCTTGCAGTAGAAGACTTCCTACATGCTATAGTGAATGGCTTGTGGCGTACATTTTGGCGTAAAAGTGGACCATTGCCTTTCTTTCTATCCTGTCCCCGTCATCCTGGATCCAAGTTTTATTCTGTAGAGAAGGCAATATCAAGGGGAAGGATTGATGAGCTCTGTGGTTTGTCTTTGATATCAACAACTGGGAATGATCTACATGTACACTGGGATCAGGTGATGGAATTTGCCTTATTTAGATCAGAAATATTATCAGGAAATGATTTGAAGTTATCACCTAGCAGCATTTGTGAAGCCTTATTTTACGGTATTCATGTACTTATATCTAGGAGTTTGAGCAAGTATTGCACCATTGGCAATGATTCTAtctttgttttggtttttgatTCAAAATTTGGTGGAGTCGTAAAACTTGGTGGTGACCTTGGAAAACTTGAATTCAATTCAGCTAATCCATACCAATCTGTGGTAGAGTGGCTGAAATGTCATGCTGAAATAAATGTTTCCTCAGTAGACCAGATATGGAACAAGCTAGGGAATGCAAGTTGGGGAGACCTTGGAACTCTCCAGGTTATTCTGGCAACTTTCTATTCTATTGTCCAGTGGAATGGACCGCCAAGAAAATCAATAGCCTCATTGGCTTCAGATCACAGTCTCCGTCTTCAAAAGCGTAGGCTTGAGTACCGCTTAATTGACAATGGAAATGCACCGGTACCTTTCCAACAGGCTAGCCATGAGCAAGGCGAGATTGTTGAAGTTGAACAGAGTGATAATCCTTATTCCAGAAAGCAAGCATCCCGCTTAAAGCTCAAGCAGGGTGAAATATTGGTTTTGGAGGATCAAAGGCAGGGGCAAAAAAGTTTCCAAATACAGGAGTCTTTGGCACTAGGGAACCATTTCATCTACATTGCTGTTTCTGTAGATAATCCCACTGAGTTGTTGACTGTCTATGTGGGTGCTCATCCATCCAGACTAGAGCCATCTTGGGAAGATATGAGTCTATGGTACCAAGTACAGAGGCAAACAAAAGTGTTAAACACCTTGAGACAAGAGGGAGTTTCAAGCAAATATTTGCCAGAAATAATTGCATCTGGTCGAATTTTGCATTCTGGTTCTTGTAAAAAGCAGACCCCAGGTGGCTGTTGTGATCATCCATTGTGTGGAACTCCAATATTAGTGACATCTCCAGTTGGAGAACCACTTTCTCTTGTTCTTGCTCATGATGGCCCTTTGTCTTCTGAGGAGGCAACACGATGCTGCCGAGACTGTCTGCTTGCTCTACGAACTGCAGCATTGATGAATGTTCAACATGGTGATATTTGCCCTGAAAACATAATATGCATTGTCAACATGCAAGGTGCAAGAAGCAAACTTTCATACATGCCAATATCATGGGGGCGTGCAGTTTTGGAAGACAGGGATAGCCCATCAATAAATTTGCAGTTCTCATCATCTCATGCACTGCAGCATGGTAAGCTTTGTCCATCATCAGATGCCGAGAGCCTTGTCTACCTCTTATATTTTGTATGTGGAGGAACCATGGAGCAAGTGGACTCCATTGAATCAGCTTTGCAATGGAGGGAGAGAAACTGGGCAAAGCGATCAATCCAGCAGCAACTGGGCGAGGTTTCAGCACTCTTAAAGGCGTTTGCCGATTATGTGGATAGCCTGTGTGGAACCCCATATCCAGTTGACTATGAAATTTGGTTGAAAAGACTACATAGAGCTGTCGATGGCTCAACAAATAGAGGTAAAATGATTGAAGAAGTAGCCATAACATTGAGACTAGAGGATGTCGCCGAATCCTCGGGAACCTCTGGAGGTGGTACCTAG
- the LOC102606605 gene encoding uncharacterized protein LOC102606605 isoform X5, with protein MKLDFLQNNIDASPARSLDGSFRKSNSVISAHSISGISASSQIIPTSRRMYKMLKDFRRKLVDLELFTQSLEDWVLEKSLADPASGKQSFRSPFLMDELCRLDLALEGVLFQQLCRMPCSSYASYDLKEDEFLAVEDFLHAIVNGLWRTFWRKSGPLPFFLSCPRHPGSKFYSVEKAISRGRIDELCGLSLISTTGNDLHVHWDQVMEFALFRSEILSGNDLKLSPSSICEALFYGIHVLISRSLSKYCTIGNDSIFVLVFDSKFGGVVKLGGDLGKLEFNSANPYQSVVEWLKCHAEINVSSVDQIWNKLGNASWGDLGTLQVILATFYSIVQWNGPPRKSIASLASDHSLRLQKRRLEYRLIDNGNAPVPFQQASHEQGEIVEVEQSDNPYSRKQASRLKLKQGEILVLEDQRQGQKSFQIQESLALGNHFIYIAVSVDNPTELLTVYVGAHPSRLEPSWEDMSLWYQVQRQTKVLNTLRQEGVSSKYLPEIIASGRILHSGSCKKQTPGGCCDHPLCGTPILVTSPVGEPLSLVLAHDGPLSSEEATRCCRDCLLALRTAALMNVQHGDICPENIICIVNMQGARSKLSYMPISWGRAVLEDRDSPSINLQFSSSHALQHGKLCPSSDAESLVYLLYFVCGGTMEQVDSIESALQWRERNWAKRSIQQQLGEVSALLKAFADYVDSLCGTPYPVDYEIWLKRLHRAVDGSTNRGKMIEEVAITLRLEDVAESSGTSGGGT; from the exons ATGAAGTTGG ATTTTCTGCAAAATAATATTGATGCATCTCCAGCACGAAGTTTGGATGGAAGTTTCAGAAAATCTAACTCTG TTATATCTGCCCACAGTATATCTGGCATTTCAGCTTCAAGCCAGATTATTCCTACTTCCAGAAGAATGTACAAGATGCTCAAGGATTTTAGAAGGAAACTTGTTGACCTAGAACTATTCACACAGAGTCTTGAGGATTGGGTTCTGGAAAAATCTCTTGCAGATCCAGCCTCTGGGAAGCAGTCTTTCAGGTCTCCGTTTCTGATGGATGAACTGTGCAGGCTTGATTTAGCATTGGAGGGGGTTTTATTTCAGCAACTATGTCGTATGCCGTGCTCATCTTATGCATCTTATGACCTGAAAGAAGATGAGTTTCTTGCAGTAGAAGACTTCCTACATGCTATAGTGAATGGCTTGTGGCGTACATTTTGGCGTAAAAGTGGACCATTGCCTTTCTTTCTATCCTGTCCCCGTCATCCTGGATCCAAGTTTTATTCTGTAGAGAAGGCAATATCAAGGGGAAGGATTGATGAGCTCTGTGGTTTGTCTTTGATATCAACAACTGGGAATGATCTACATGTACACTGGGATCAGGTGATGGAATTTGCCTTATTTAGATCAGAAATATTATCAGGAAATGATTTGAAGTTATCACCTAGCAGCATTTGTGAAGCCTTATTTTACGGTATTCATGTACTTATATCTAGGAGTTTGAGCAAGTATTGCACCATTGGCAATGATTCTAtctttgttttggtttttgatTCAAAATTTGGTGGAGTCGTAAAACTTGGTGGTGACCTTGGAAAACTTGAATTCAATTCAGCTAATCCATACCAATCTGTGGTAGAGTGGCTGAAATGTCATGCTGAAATAAATGTTTCCTCAGTAGACCAGATATGGAACAAGCTAGGGAATGCAAGTTGGGGAGACCTTGGAACTCTCCAGGTTATTCTGGCAACTTTCTATTCTATTGTCCAGTGGAATGGACCGCCAAGAAAATCAATAGCCTCATTGGCTTCAGATCACAGTCTCCGTCTTCAAAAGCGTAGGCTTGAGTACCGCTTAATTGACAATGGAAATGCACCGGTACCTTTCCAACAGGCTAGCCATGAGCAAGGCGAGATTGTTGAAGTTGAACAGAGTGATAATCCTTATTCCAGAAAGCAAGCATCCCGCTTAAAGCTCAAGCAGGGTGAAATATTGGTTTTGGAGGATCAAAGGCAGGGGCAAAAAAGTTTCCAAATACAGGAGTCTTTGGCACTAGGGAACCATTTCATCTACATTGCTGTTTCTGTAGATAATCCCACTGAGTTGTTGACTGTCTATGTGGGTGCTCATCCATCCAGACTAGAGCCATCTTGGGAAGATATGAGTCTATGGTACCAAGTACAGAGGCAAACAAAAGTGTTAAACACCTTGAGACAAGAGGGAGTTTCAAGCAAATATTTGCCAGAAATAATTGCATCTGGTCGAATTTTGCATTCTGGTTCTTGTAAAAAGCAGACCCCAGGTGGCTGTTGTGATCATCCATTGTGTGGAACTCCAATATTAGTGACATCTCCAGTTGGAGAACCACTTTCTCTTGTTCTTGCTCATGATGGCCCTTTGTCTTCTGAGGAGGCAACACGATGCTGCCGAGACTGTCTGCTTGCTCTACGAACTGCAGCATTGATGAATGTTCAACATGGTGATATTTGCCCTGAAAACATAATATGCATTGTCAACATGCAAGGTGCAAGAAGCAAACTTTCATACATGCCAATATCATGGGGGCGTGCAGTTTTGGAAGACAGGGATAGCCCATCAATAAATTTGCAGTTCTCATCATCTCATGCACTGCAGCATGGTAAGCTTTGTCCATCATCAGATGCCGAGAGCCTTGTCTACCTCTTATATTTTGTATGTGGAGGAACCATGGAGCAAGTGGACTCCATTGAATCAGCTTTGCAATGGAGGGAGAGAAACTGGGCAAAGCGATCAATCCAGCAGCAACTGGGCGAGGTTTCAGCACTCTTAAAGGCGTTTGCCGATTATGTGGATAGCCTGTGTGGAACCCCATATCCAGTTGACTATGAAATTTGGTTGAAAAGACTACATAGAGCTGTCGATGGCTCAACAAATAGAGGTAAAATGATTGAAGAAGTAGCCATAACATTGAGACTAGAGGATGTCGCCGAATCCTCGGGAACCTCTGGAGGTGGTACCTAG
- the LOC102606605 gene encoding uncharacterized protein LOC102606605 isoform X2, with protein sequence MSWVKLLNFAGSQQHDLNSSPGKNLNGSLRKSGSDFLQNNIDASPARSLDGSFRKSNSVISAHSISGISASSQIIPTSRRMYKMLKDFRRKLVDLELFTQSLEDWVLEKSLADPASGKQSFRSPFLMDELCRLDLALEGVLFQQLCRMPCSSYASYDLKEDEFLAVEDFLHAIVNGLWRTFWRKSGPLPFFLSCPRHPGSKFYSVEKAISRGRIDELCGLSLISTTGNDLHVHWDQVMEFALFRSEILSGNDLKLSPSSICEALFYGIHVLISRSLSKYCTIGNDSIFVLVFDSKFGGVVKLGGDLGKLEFNSANPYQSVVEWLKCHAEINVSSVDQIWNKLGNASWGDLGTLQVILATFYSIVQWNGPPRKSIASLASDHSLRLQKRRLEYRLIDNGNAPVPFQQASHEQGEIVEVEQSDNPYSRKQASRLKLKQGEILVLEDQRQGQKSFQIQESLALGNHFIYIAVSVDNPTELLTVYVGAHPSRLEPSWEDMSLWYQVQRQTKVLNTLRQEGVSSKYLPEIIASGRILHSGSCKKQTPGGCCDHPLCGTPILVTSPVGEPLSLVLAHDGPLSSEEATRCCRDCLLALRTAALMNVQHGDICPENIICIVNMQGARSKLSYMPISWGRAVLEDRDSPSINLQFSSSHALQHGKLCPSSDAESLVYLLYFVCGGTMEQVDSIESALQWRERNWAKRSIQQQLGEVSALLKAFADYVDSLCGTPYPVDYEIWLKRLHRAVDGSTNRGKMIEEVAITLRLEDVAESSGTSGGGT encoded by the exons ATGAGCTGGGTCAAACTATTAAACTTTGCAG GTTCTCAACAACATGATTTGAATTCATCTCCAGggaaaaatttaaatggaaGTCTCAGGAAATCAGGGTCTG ATTTTCTGCAAAATAATATTGATGCATCTCCAGCACGAAGTTTGGATGGAAGTTTCAGAAAATCTAACTCTG TTATATCTGCCCACAGTATATCTGGCATTTCAGCTTCAAGCCAGATTATTCCTACTTCCAGAAGAATGTACAAGATGCTCAAGGATTTTAGAAGGAAACTTGTTGACCTAGAACTATTCACACAGAGTCTTGAGGATTGGGTTCTGGAAAAATCTCTTGCAGATCCAGCCTCTGGGAAGCAGTCTTTCAGGTCTCCGTTTCTGATGGATGAACTGTGCAGGCTTGATTTAGCATTGGAGGGGGTTTTATTTCAGCAACTATGTCGTATGCCGTGCTCATCTTATGCATCTTATGACCTGAAAGAAGATGAGTTTCTTGCAGTAGAAGACTTCCTACATGCTATAGTGAATGGCTTGTGGCGTACATTTTGGCGTAAAAGTGGACCATTGCCTTTCTTTCTATCCTGTCCCCGTCATCCTGGATCCAAGTTTTATTCTGTAGAGAAGGCAATATCAAGGGGAAGGATTGATGAGCTCTGTGGTTTGTCTTTGATATCAACAACTGGGAATGATCTACATGTACACTGGGATCAGGTGATGGAATTTGCCTTATTTAGATCAGAAATATTATCAGGAAATGATTTGAAGTTATCACCTAGCAGCATTTGTGAAGCCTTATTTTACGGTATTCATGTACTTATATCTAGGAGTTTGAGCAAGTATTGCACCATTGGCAATGATTCTAtctttgttttggtttttgatTCAAAATTTGGTGGAGTCGTAAAACTTGGTGGTGACCTTGGAAAACTTGAATTCAATTCAGCTAATCCATACCAATCTGTGGTAGAGTGGCTGAAATGTCATGCTGAAATAAATGTTTCCTCAGTAGACCAGATATGGAACAAGCTAGGGAATGCAAGTTGGGGAGACCTTGGAACTCTCCAGGTTATTCTGGCAACTTTCTATTCTATTGTCCAGTGGAATGGACCGCCAAGAAAATCAATAGCCTCATTGGCTTCAGATCACAGTCTCCGTCTTCAAAAGCGTAGGCTTGAGTACCGCTTAATTGACAATGGAAATGCACCGGTACCTTTCCAACAGGCTAGCCATGAGCAAGGCGAGATTGTTGAAGTTGAACAGAGTGATAATCCTTATTCCAGAAAGCAAGCATCCCGCTTAAAGCTCAAGCAGGGTGAAATATTGGTTTTGGAGGATCAAAGGCAGGGGCAAAAAAGTTTCCAAATACAGGAGTCTTTGGCACTAGGGAACCATTTCATCTACATTGCTGTTTCTGTAGATAATCCCACTGAGTTGTTGACTGTCTATGTGGGTGCTCATCCATCCAGACTAGAGCCATCTTGGGAAGATATGAGTCTATGGTACCAAGTACAGAGGCAAACAAAAGTGTTAAACACCTTGAGACAAGAGGGAGTTTCAAGCAAATATTTGCCAGAAATAATTGCATCTGGTCGAATTTTGCATTCTGGTTCTTGTAAAAAGCAGACCCCAGGTGGCTGTTGTGATCATCCATTGTGTGGAACTCCAATATTAGTGACATCTCCAGTTGGAGAACCACTTTCTCTTGTTCTTGCTCATGATGGCCCTTTGTCTTCTGAGGAGGCAACACGATGCTGCCGAGACTGTCTGCTTGCTCTACGAACTGCAGCATTGATGAATGTTCAACATGGTGATATTTGCCCTGAAAACATAATATGCATTGTCAACATGCAAGGTGCAAGAAGCAAACTTTCATACATGCCAATATCATGGGGGCGTGCAGTTTTGGAAGACAGGGATAGCCCATCAATAAATTTGCAGTTCTCATCATCTCATGCACTGCAGCATGGTAAGCTTTGTCCATCATCAGATGCCGAGAGCCTTGTCTACCTCTTATATTTTGTATGTGGAGGAACCATGGAGCAAGTGGACTCCATTGAATCAGCTTTGCAATGGAGGGAGAGAAACTGGGCAAAGCGATCAATCCAGCAGCAACTGGGCGAGGTTTCAGCACTCTTAAAGGCGTTTGCCGATTATGTGGATAGCCTGTGTGGAACCCCATATCCAGTTGACTATGAAATTTGGTTGAAAAGACTACATAGAGCTGTCGATGGCTCAACAAATAGAGGTAAAATGATTGAAGAAGTAGCCATAACATTGAGACTAGAGGATGTCGCCGAATCCTCGGGAACCTCTGGAGGTGGTACCTAG
- the LOC102606605 gene encoding uncharacterized protein LOC102606605 isoform X4 codes for MKLGKNLNGSLRKSGSDFLQNNIDASPARSLDGSFRKSNSVISAHSISGISASSQIIPTSRRMYKMLKDFRRKLVDLELFTQSLEDWVLEKSLADPASGKQSFRSPFLMDELCRLDLALEGVLFQQLCRMPCSSYASYDLKEDEFLAVEDFLHAIVNGLWRTFWRKSGPLPFFLSCPRHPGSKFYSVEKAISRGRIDELCGLSLISTTGNDLHVHWDQVMEFALFRSEILSGNDLKLSPSSICEALFYGIHVLISRSLSKYCTIGNDSIFVLVFDSKFGGVVKLGGDLGKLEFNSANPYQSVVEWLKCHAEINVSSVDQIWNKLGNASWGDLGTLQVILATFYSIVQWNGPPRKSIASLASDHSLRLQKRRLEYRLIDNGNAPVPFQQASHEQGEIVEVEQSDNPYSRKQASRLKLKQGEILVLEDQRQGQKSFQIQESLALGNHFIYIAVSVDNPTELLTVYVGAHPSRLEPSWEDMSLWYQVQRQTKVLNTLRQEGVSSKYLPEIIASGRILHSGSCKKQTPGGCCDHPLCGTPILVTSPVGEPLSLVLAHDGPLSSEEATRCCRDCLLALRTAALMNVQHGDICPENIICIVNMQGARSKLSYMPISWGRAVLEDRDSPSINLQFSSSHALQHGKLCPSSDAESLVYLLYFVCGGTMEQVDSIESALQWRERNWAKRSIQQQLGEVSALLKAFADYVDSLCGTPYPVDYEIWLKRLHRAVDGSTNRGKMIEEVAITLRLEDVAESSGTSGGGT; via the exons ATGAAGTTGG ggaaaaatttaaatggaaGTCTCAGGAAATCAGGGTCTG ATTTTCTGCAAAATAATATTGATGCATCTCCAGCACGAAGTTTGGATGGAAGTTTCAGAAAATCTAACTCTG TTATATCTGCCCACAGTATATCTGGCATTTCAGCTTCAAGCCAGATTATTCCTACTTCCAGAAGAATGTACAAGATGCTCAAGGATTTTAGAAGGAAACTTGTTGACCTAGAACTATTCACACAGAGTCTTGAGGATTGGGTTCTGGAAAAATCTCTTGCAGATCCAGCCTCTGGGAAGCAGTCTTTCAGGTCTCCGTTTCTGATGGATGAACTGTGCAGGCTTGATTTAGCATTGGAGGGGGTTTTATTTCAGCAACTATGTCGTATGCCGTGCTCATCTTATGCATCTTATGACCTGAAAGAAGATGAGTTTCTTGCAGTAGAAGACTTCCTACATGCTATAGTGAATGGCTTGTGGCGTACATTTTGGCGTAAAAGTGGACCATTGCCTTTCTTTCTATCCTGTCCCCGTCATCCTGGATCCAAGTTTTATTCTGTAGAGAAGGCAATATCAAGGGGAAGGATTGATGAGCTCTGTGGTTTGTCTTTGATATCAACAACTGGGAATGATCTACATGTACACTGGGATCAGGTGATGGAATTTGCCTTATTTAGATCAGAAATATTATCAGGAAATGATTTGAAGTTATCACCTAGCAGCATTTGTGAAGCCTTATTTTACGGTATTCATGTACTTATATCTAGGAGTTTGAGCAAGTATTGCACCATTGGCAATGATTCTAtctttgttttggtttttgatTCAAAATTTGGTGGAGTCGTAAAACTTGGTGGTGACCTTGGAAAACTTGAATTCAATTCAGCTAATCCATACCAATCTGTGGTAGAGTGGCTGAAATGTCATGCTGAAATAAATGTTTCCTCAGTAGACCAGATATGGAACAAGCTAGGGAATGCAAGTTGGGGAGACCTTGGAACTCTCCAGGTTATTCTGGCAACTTTCTATTCTATTGTCCAGTGGAATGGACCGCCAAGAAAATCAATAGCCTCATTGGCTTCAGATCACAGTCTCCGTCTTCAAAAGCGTAGGCTTGAGTACCGCTTAATTGACAATGGAAATGCACCGGTACCTTTCCAACAGGCTAGCCATGAGCAAGGCGAGATTGTTGAAGTTGAACAGAGTGATAATCCTTATTCCAGAAAGCAAGCATCCCGCTTAAAGCTCAAGCAGGGTGAAATATTGGTTTTGGAGGATCAAAGGCAGGGGCAAAAAAGTTTCCAAATACAGGAGTCTTTGGCACTAGGGAACCATTTCATCTACATTGCTGTTTCTGTAGATAATCCCACTGAGTTGTTGACTGTCTATGTGGGTGCTCATCCATCCAGACTAGAGCCATCTTGGGAAGATATGAGTCTATGGTACCAAGTACAGAGGCAAACAAAAGTGTTAAACACCTTGAGACAAGAGGGAGTTTCAAGCAAATATTTGCCAGAAATAATTGCATCTGGTCGAATTTTGCATTCTGGTTCTTGTAAAAAGCAGACCCCAGGTGGCTGTTGTGATCATCCATTGTGTGGAACTCCAATATTAGTGACATCTCCAGTTGGAGAACCACTTTCTCTTGTTCTTGCTCATGATGGCCCTTTGTCTTCTGAGGAGGCAACACGATGCTGCCGAGACTGTCTGCTTGCTCTACGAACTGCAGCATTGATGAATGTTCAACATGGTGATATTTGCCCTGAAAACATAATATGCATTGTCAACATGCAAGGTGCAAGAAGCAAACTTTCATACATGCCAATATCATGGGGGCGTGCAGTTTTGGAAGACAGGGATAGCCCATCAATAAATTTGCAGTTCTCATCATCTCATGCACTGCAGCATGGTAAGCTTTGTCCATCATCAGATGCCGAGAGCCTTGTCTACCTCTTATATTTTGTATGTGGAGGAACCATGGAGCAAGTGGACTCCATTGAATCAGCTTTGCAATGGAGGGAGAGAAACTGGGCAAAGCGATCAATCCAGCAGCAACTGGGCGAGGTTTCAGCACTCTTAAAGGCGTTTGCCGATTATGTGGATAGCCTGTGTGGAACCCCATATCCAGTTGACTATGAAATTTGGTTGAAAAGACTACATAGAGCTGTCGATGGCTCAACAAATAGAGGTAAAATGATTGAAGAAGTAGCCATAACATTGAGACTAGAGGATGTCGCCGAATCCTCGGGAACCTCTGGAGGTGGTACCTAG